TTCCAGCTCGAACCTGGCAAACATGGTTTGACGAAAGACGGTTGTCCTCACCTGTTCCAGGCAATAGTTCAACAGGAAGGGACGAGCCTCGGGGCTCTCCTTGAGCAGGTGCTCCAGAAGCAAAACCTCGTTGGTGGTAGAGGCCACCTCGGCCACGAAGATGGTATAGTCACCGTAGACCGGTGGTTGGGCGCGATGGGAGTGCCACGAATGCAACGAATGCCCGAGCTCGTGGGCCAAGGTGAAGACATCTCGGATCGTCCCGTTGTAGTTGAGGAGCACGAAGGGGTTTGTGCCGTAGCTCCCCCAAGAATAGGCCCCCTTTCGTTTTCCCTGGTTCTCATAGACGTCGATCCACCGCTCGTCCATGCCCCGGCGGAGCAATGCCCCATACTCCTCTCCCAGAGGCTCCAGCCCCCGCAGGACCATCGACTTGGCGCTCTCCCAGGAGATATCCGTATCAGGATCGTCCACCAAAGGAACGTAGAGGTCGTACATGTGAAGCTCATCCAGGCCAAGAGCCCTCTTTCTGAGGGCCACATATTCGTGAAGAACCGGCAGGCGAGCTTCAACGGTGGAGAGCAGGTTGTCGTAGATAGACAAGGGAATTTCCCTGGGCTCCAGTGCGGCCTCACGGCTGGAGCCGTAGGAGTGAACCCGGGCCAGATAGGCGTCTCCCTTGACGCTGGCCGACAACGACGCAGCCAAAGTATTTTTAAACCCCTCATACGTTCCGTGAATGCCTAAAAAGGCATCTCGGCGAACCGTCCGGTTTCGAGAACGAATACACCGGTAGTAGCGCTCTTCAGAGAGCTCCACCGTTTGCCCTGCTTCATCGTCGATGGACGGGAAGACCATATCGCCATCGGTGAGCATGGAGAACATGTGTTCAGGAGCCTGGACAATCTCGCCCATCCCGGCCAGCAAGCCTTCTTCCCGAGCACTCAGCACGTGAGGTTTTTGCCGAACGATCCGTTCCAGGTACAGCCGATACGTCTCAAGGCGTGGTTCGTCCTTTACGAATCTCCACAGGCGGTCCTCATCGATCTCCAAGATCTCGGGCACCAAAAAAGACAGGGCTTCTGAGACCCGCACGTTTAAGGCCATTGCCTTATCGGCCATAGCCTGAGCATCCTGGTTTCTCATGTCCTCGTGACTCGTCATGGTAGCGTAGACAAAGACTTTTCCTAAGAGTACCTCAACTGTGTCGAGGTACCCAAGACAGGTGAAAAGGGTTCTTCCATCGACGTTCAACCGACCTCGATAGGCCTCCAAGTCGGGGATGGACGCTTGCAGCGTTTTCCAAGCGGCCTCCCAGTCTTCGGCGGTATGAAAAATAGTGGACAGATCCCACCGATATGATTCCTCTATCTGGTCCCTTTTCAGAAGGGCTCCATCGTTACCAGCCATACGGTTATGCTCCTTTCTCTCCTCCGTCAGGACAGCCCAACAAGCTCCAGAGTTTCGGGCTCTCCCCGACGCCCATCAAACGAGACGATATGACCGTGTCCCAAGTCCGCGACGTAGACCCGTTCTCCCCGAACCGCAACGTCCGAGGGGGAAAAAAGACGCTGCCACCGCCGGGCACCATAGATTGTAGAGACCGTCATATCGGTTAGATTCAAGGTTCGAATCCGATCGTTATAGCTATCGGCTATGTAGAGAAGTCCTTCATGAGCGCACAACCCCTCGGGCCGTTGAAGAAGGGCTTGAGAAGCAGATCCGTCCCGATTTCCATACAGGGATGGCCCCTCTCCGATCAAGGTCTGGACCAATCCGTTGGCCGGGTTGACCCACCGAATCGAGCTTGAGAGGCTGTCGCTGAAGAACAAGACATGACCATCCGAGACTATGGACTCCACTTGTCCCAATGACGCTCTGTCCGGGCTGCCATCGTCCATTCCCTCCTGCCCCGATCCCGTGAAAGGCCACGCTCCTCCACCGGATATGGACTGAATCCATATCTGCCTGGAATCGGAGGACGCCACGTACAAGACCCCATCAAGCCGAGCTGCGTCCTTGGGTGCGCCAAAAGATCGCCCGCCAATGAGCTTCGGAAAGAGCCGATCTTCTTGTTGATAGACGGCACACTCCTGCCCCCGAAAGTTGAAACACCGAATCTTTCGAGAACGACGATGGGAGATATAGATTCGCTCACCATGGAGGCAGAGCCCCGTAGCCGGAGCAGGTCGTTCCGACTGATCTCCCAAAGGAACGGATAACAGGATTGATGCCGAGAGCCCATCCGCCCTGAATCGTGCCAAGAGGAGGCGGTTCTCCCGACCGTCCAGAATCGCCAAGAGATCTTTCTGTACAGCGATTCGAAGCGGCAAAAAAGGCCAATCGCTCCATCTCCAGGATGGCTGAGCTCCCTGTCGAAGGTCGCCGATGGATCGGGCTGTTCGGGCCATCACCTGAAGAACAGGGCGAAGAAGCTCGAGGGGGACGAGTCCTTCCCGAGCCCAAGCCAAAGCCCCCATTGGGTCAATGACGACGGTGGCTGGCCAATGTTTGATCAAAAAGGCCTTTCGCAGAAATTTGTTTGAGTCAGCGTAGATCGGAAAATCGATTCCAGCCCTGTCGAGAGCGGCCAGAAGACGACGAGGTTCCCGCTCTGCGGGAAAACGAGGACAATGCACACCCACGAGATCGATGGCATCTTGATCCTCTGCCCTTAATCTCATGAGCCCATCGACCAGAGAGAGGTCATCATCCCTTGCTCCGTTAAAAAACAGCAGCACCGATACACGACCACCCCAACAATACCGATAAAGCTTTCCGTCGACGGTTCGATCAGGCAACTCCGGTGCTGGGGCCGTCCCTCCGTAGATCGTGACCATAGGACACCTCCAAACATGCCCGTAAATTATACAACAGGAGAACTCCAAGAGGGTATTTTAATTGACAGAGTTCTCTAAACTGAGCTATAGTAAGAATGTGTTGTAAGTCAAGAGTTTTGAGGGAGCGAGCGTCTCTGTGGTGTTCGTTGTGGGAACGATCAAGGAGGGAAATATGGTGAAAAAGAAATTTGCATTGCTGTTTTTGGCTCTCGCTTCAACAGCTTTCGTGCTGGGTACGGCATTCGCTGATGACGGAAATCAGCTCCGTTTCATGGCCGGACCTCCCGGCGGTAACTGGTTTGCACTGGGCGGCTCGCTAGCGGATACCTGGACAAAGAACGGACTGCCCACCACCAGTGGTACCGGCGGCGGGGTCTCCAACGTCGTAAACGCCGACCGAGGAAAAGGCGATCTGGGCTTCTCCGTGACATCTCTGGTCGGAGCCGCACTGAAGGGCGGAGAGCCGCCTTTCAAAAAGCCTCTCTCCAACGTGGCTGTTCTCGCCAACCTCTATCGTCAGTACACCTACTTTATCGTCCGTAAGGACTTCGCCGAGAAGAACGGCATCGCCTCGGTGGGAGATATCATAGACAAAAAGCTCCCCATCCGGTTTGCAACTCTGAAACCCGGAACGTCCTCGGAGTTCGTCATCCGCAACATCTTCGCAAAAGGGTATGGCATCAATTACCGGAAGTCGATCGACAGCTGGGGTGGCAAGGTGGAGTTTGCCTCGTACTCTGACGGTGCCAACCTTTTGGCAGACAACCACATCGATTGTTTCGCCTTCTCCGTGGGACGGGTCGCCTCGATCGTCATGAAGATCGAGAGCCAGACCGACGTGGTCATCCTTCCTGTGGACGAGAAAGCCCGAACGGCTATGACCGAGGCTTTTGGAACGGTGACGTTCACCGTCGAACCCGATGTCTACAAATCTGTAACCCAACCGGTCCCCACCATAGGTGACTACACCTGCATCGTCGTCAGGAAGGACCTCCCCGACGAGACGGCTTACAATCTCGCCAAAGTCATCTGGGAAAACAAAGAGGCATTGGCCAAGGGCGTGAAAGACATGAACGAACTCACCCCCAAGGAGGCCGTCCCCACAGCAGTCCCCTGCCAGGCCGGAGCGGCTCGCTTCTGGGCCAGCGCCAAGTAGGTCTACATAAGAGACGAAAACCACGTAATGCGGGTGACGCCCGTCGTCTCCCGCATTTTTTATTTTGAGGAGAGTCGATGCCCCATGAGAAAACCCTGCGGACTTACCGCCAAAGGGCTGTACGTGTACGTTCTGGCCATGGGTTTTTTTCACCTGTACACTGCCCTGTTCGGAACTTTCGAAGCATATTTGCAGCGAGCTCTACACCTGACCTGGGTCCTGCCTCTGGCCTTTATCCTCTATCCAGCCTCGAAGAAAACTGAAAAGAGCGCATCCATCCCTTGGTACGACTGGGCTATTGTCCTTGTTTCCATCTTGCCCGGCCTGTATATCATGATCAACTACGACGATATCGCTTACAGAATGATTCAAGTGGACCCGGTAACGACCGTCCAACTTATACTCGCATCAATCCTGACGCTTTGCCTTCTGGAAGCCACCCGTCGGGTGGTAGGACTTCCTTTAGCCCTCATCGCCGCGTTCTTCACCGCCTATATGTATCTAGGAAACTATATGCCAGGGATCATGAAAGGCCTCTCCTTCTCTTTCCCTGAGGTGATGGAGCAAATATACCTGACCGACGAGGGGATCTTCTCTATTCCCCTGGGGGTGTCGGCTACCTTTGTCATGATCTTTCTGATCTTTGGCGGTTTTCTGGAAAAAAGCGGCGTGGGAGCCTATTTTATGGACTTCGCTCAGGCCTTCACCGGCACGTCACCCGGAGGACCGGCCAAGATAGCTGTCGTAAGCTCAGCTCTTTTCGGTTCCATATCAGGGGCCGCTGTGGCCAACGTCTACGGAACGGGTACCTTCACCATTCCCCTGATGAAGCGTATCGGCTATCCTCCGTTTTTCGCCGCTGCAGTCGAGGCGGTCGCCAGTACTGGGGGACAGATCATGCCCCCCATCATGGGGGCTGGAGCTTTCATCATGGCATCTTTCCTGGGAGTTCAATTTCGCTACGTCATGATCGCCGCTGTTCTTCCCGCCCTTCTCTACTATGCGGCGGTACTCCTCATGGTTCATCTGGGAGCTTTGAAGAACGGTCTGCAAGGTCTGAATTCCGAGGACCTGCCGAAGAAAAAGACCGTCATAAAAAAACTGTACATGATGGTTCCCATCGTAGTCCTCATCGTCCTGCTTCTATCGGGCTATACTCCCATGCTCGCAGCGGTCATCGGCATCGGGGCAGCTTGGCTTGTCTCCCTGCCGGATCCAACACACAGGATGGGGCCCAAAGCTATCCTAGATGCCATCTACACCGGCTCAAAAAACATCCCTATCGTCTGTATCGCCTGCGCCGCTGCCGGTCTGGTCGTCGGTTCGGTCGCTTTGACAGGCATCGGCTTCAAGTTCGTCGGGCTCGTCTTCTCCATGGCCAAAGACATCCCCTTTCTAGCCCTGATCATGATCGCCCTGGTGGCTTTGATCCTGGGGATGGGCTTGCCTACAACCAGCGCCTACATTCTGGGAGCCGCTCTGGGAGTACCAGCCTTGGCAAAGCTGAGCTTCTCTCCCTTGTCAGCCCATATGTTCGTGTTCTATTTCGCCATTATATCCAACATCACCCCACCGGTAGCCTTAGCTGCCTATGCCGCCAGCTCTATCGCAGGTTCATCACCAAACGCTACGGGATTCCAAGCCATGAAATTGGGGATCCTGGCATTCTTTGTGCCCTTCGCTTTCTGTTATGACGAGGGCTTCCTCCTCTCGGCAGACTGGCTTCACAATGGCATGGCCGTATTAGGCGGCATCGGCTCTCTGTTTGCCATGGGATTCGCTATGCTGGGCTATACCCAAACCCCCATTCCAGGATGGCAACGGCTGACTTTCCTCGCTGCAGGAATCATGAGTCTCTGGCCATCTCCCACGGCCAAGGTCATCGGGATAAGCATCACAATCCTGACCTACCGGCTCAGCCGACGGAATCAAAAGTAAAAGAAGAGGGGGTGTCGAATATCTTCGACGCCCTCTCTTCTTTAATAGGCGACATTCTCCTCCACAGCCTTCGCCATCCCCTGAGACAGGGCCTTCTCCCTGACAAGAAGACGTTCTATCAAATGATTCGTGGCAGCCATCTTCGCCTTCATCCGAGAAGAGAACGTATTCAGGATGGCCTCCTTGGTGTACCTTAAGCCACAACGATCACCAACAAAATAAAGAACAGGATGACAAAAGCAATACCTCGTTGTCTTCGTTTCCTGAAAACATCGATCCTCTTCATATCTCATCAGCCCTTTCAAAGGCACTCCGATATATACGACAATATCCATGCCCCTAACAAAGCACACATATAGATTGCCTCCGTCAACTACGATCGTACAACCCCGTACCCCCTCGCATAATCAAAACGTGGCTATGGCTACACGCACTCTTTGAAAACTTTTATTACAATACGGTGTCACAAAACGATCACGGAATGAGCGCAGAAGTACACCCAACAACGTCCTTCAGTTTGACCGAAAACCATGACAATGGTACCATGACGGTGTTCGCACAAAAGGTGTGCCCGAGTGGTGGAATAGGTAGACACAAGGGACTTAAAATCCCTCGCCCCTAGGGCGTACCGGTTCGATTCCGGTCTCGGGCACCATTCGCCGAAAACACCGGTCATGGCGATAGCTTGGCCGCCTACGATGCCTCCCCAAAAGGCAATAAAAACCAAAGAAGCCTCTAGAAATCTAACAACTTCTAGGGGCTTCTCTGTATTTCGCATAAACAAAACTGAACAGCTCAGAAGGTCAGCTTCTTGAACTTCTCTATCTGCTCTTTTATAGCAATCTCGGTAGGCAGACGCTCCATGCTGCTGGCACCGTAGAAACCGTTGATACCAGTGCATCTCTCCAGAATATACTGAGCATCATCGGGCATGGCAATAGGACCTCCGTGGCAGAGAACAACGACATCTTCCCGAACTTTTCTGGCCGCAGCAGCCCAATCATCGATCAGATCGACGCAGTTCTCCAAAGACTTGGACGTCCTCGCACCTATGGACCCTTTGGTAGTCAATCCCATGTGGCAGACAAGTATATCCGCCCCCGCCTCGGCCATCGCCGTGGCATCCTGGGCACTGAACACGTAGGGTGTGGTAAGGAACCCCGCTTGAGAGGCCTTTCGGATGGCCTCGACCTCCAGATCATACCCCATACCGGTTTCCTCCAAGTTCTGGCGGAACACACCGTCTATGAGCCCAACTGTCGGGAAATTCTGAACTCCCACGAAGCCAAGATCTTCCAGTTCCCTGAAGAAGAGATCCCATATGACAAATGGATCGGTACCATTGATCCCGGCCAACACTGGAGTCCCTTGGACCACCGGTATAACCTCATATGCCATCTCCTTGACGATATCGTTGGCATTACCATAAGCCATCAGTCCCGCCAAGGAGCCCCGTCCGGCCATGCGATACCTTCCAGAGTTATATATGACGATGAGGTCAATCCCTCCAGCCTCTTCCCATCTGGCCGAGATACCCGTTCCCGCACCACCTC
Above is a genomic segment from Dethiosulfovibrio peptidovorans containing:
- a CDS encoding C4-dicarboxylate ABC transporter substrate-binding protein: MVKKKFALLFLALASTAFVLGTAFADDGNQLRFMAGPPGGNWFALGGSLADTWTKNGLPTTSGTGGGVSNVVNADRGKGDLGFSVTSLVGAALKGGEPPFKKPLSNVAVLANLYRQYTYFIVRKDFAEKNGIASVGDIIDKKLPIRFATLKPGTSSEFVIRNIFAKGYGINYRKSIDSWGGKVEFASYSDGANLLADNHIDCFAFSVGRVASIVMKIESQTDVVILPVDEKARTAMTEAFGTVTFTVEPDVYKSVTQPVPTIGDYTCIVVRKDLPDETAYNLAKVIWENKEALAKGVKDMNELTPKEAVPTAVPCQAGAARFWASAK
- a CDS encoding C4-dicarboxylate ABC transporter permease, whose translation is MRKPCGLTAKGLYVYVLAMGFFHLYTALFGTFEAYLQRALHLTWVLPLAFILYPASKKTEKSASIPWYDWAIVLVSILPGLYIMINYDDIAYRMIQVDPVTTVQLILASILTLCLLEATRRVVGLPLALIAAFFTAYMYLGNYMPGIMKGLSFSFPEVMEQIYLTDEGIFSIPLGVSATFVMIFLIFGGFLEKSGVGAYFMDFAQAFTGTSPGGPAKIAVVSSALFGSISGAAVANVYGTGTFTIPLMKRIGYPPFFAAAVEAVASTGGQIMPPIMGAGAFIMASFLGVQFRYVMIAAVLPALLYYAAVLLMVHLGALKNGLQGLNSEDLPKKKTVIKKLYMMVPIVVLIVLLLSGYTPMLAAVIGIGAAWLVSLPDPTHRMGPKAILDAIYTGSKNIPIVCIACAAAGLVVGSVALTGIGFKFVGLVFSMAKDIPFLALIMIALVALILGMGLPTTSAYILGAALGVPALAKLSFSPLSAHMFVFYFAIISNITPPVALAAYAASSIAGSSPNATGFQAMKLGILAFFVPFAFCYDEGFLLSADWLHNGMAVLGGIGSLFAMGFAMLGYTQTPIPGWQRLTFLAAGIMSLWPSPTAKVIGISITILTYRLSRRNQK
- the pepF gene encoding oligoendopeptidase F, which produces MAGNDGALLKRDQIEESYRWDLSTIFHTAEDWEAAWKTLQASIPDLEAYRGRLNVDGRTLFTCLGYLDTVEVLLGKVFVYATMTSHEDMRNQDAQAMADKAMALNVRVSEALSFLVPEILEIDEDRLWRFVKDEPRLETYRLYLERIVRQKPHVLSAREEGLLAGMGEIVQAPEHMFSMLTDGDMVFPSIDDEAGQTVELSEERYYRCIRSRNRTVRRDAFLGIHGTYEGFKNTLAASLSASVKGDAYLARVHSYGSSREAALEPREIPLSIYDNLLSTVEARLPVLHEYVALRKRALGLDELHMYDLYVPLVDDPDTDISWESAKSMVLRGLEPLGEEYGALLRRGMDERWIDVYENQGKRKGAYSWGSYGTNPFVLLNYNGTIRDVFTLAHELGHSLHSWHSHRAQPPVYGDYTIFVAEVASTTNEVLLLEHLLKESPEARPFLLNYCLEQVRTTVFRQTMFARFELETHRMVEEGTPLTPEGLCALWSKLNKEYYGSEITVDKEIGIEWARIPHFYSAFYVYQYATGYSAATALAEGILREGEPARARYLDFLSGGSSRSPIELLRGAGVDMAQKEPVEATLDLFKEKLDELATLI